From Alkalibacter saccharofermentans DSM 14828, the proteins below share one genomic window:
- a CDS encoding YerC/YecD family TrpR-related protein, with product MNKENFDLLLKCLSALESTDETLSFLEDLCTIKEIEDMQHRLEIAQGLFNGKTFSEVQEITGASSTTVSRVSRCLKYGTGYKTILEKIK from the coding sequence TTGAATAAAGAAAATTTCGATCTTTTATTAAAATGCCTTTCCGCTTTGGAATCTACCGATGAAACCCTGTCATTTTTAGAAGACCTATGCACCATCAAGGAAATTGAGGACATGCAGCACAGGTTGGAAATCGCCCAGGGCCTCTTTAATGGAAAGACATTTTCTGAGGTCCAAGAGATAACCGGCGCCAGCTCCACTACAGTAAGCAGGGTCAGCAGATGCCTGAAATACGGAACCGGGTATAAGACCATACTCGAAAAAATCAAATAG
- a CDS encoding NAD(+) synthase — translation MYRHGFYRVGCGVPELKVADVDFNLSAIKEMINESIIKNVDILLLPELAITGYTCGDLFFQKALMDRCEKAIGELAGFLENKPILLAIGAPVRMFDRIYNCGVVIQKGKILGMVPKMHLPEYNEFYEKRWFSSGYDFEENMWVDYCGQRVPMGSKILFRNKCNHDLVAGIEICEDLWVAIPPSSNLALSGATLILNPSASNDLVGKRDYRLELVKQQSARCLCAYAYASSGFGESTTDVVYGGDSMICENGALLEEGKRFDIKPSLTFSDVDVEKLAGERIKKHSSFHENNKHKGADYIFAEFEIEGEKKEIKRKVWKHPFVPAGIKDRNTRCEEIFNIQTSALGKRMIHTSAKALVVGISGGLDSTLALLACVKTCDKLGLDRKMIKAITMPGFGTTDRTYQNAISLMKNLDVSLEEISIVPSTLQHFKDIGHDPSVHNVTYENAQARERTKILMNIANRDNGMVIGTGDLSELALGWATYNGDHMSMYGINSGIPKTLVRYLVKWIADNSLKEVKETLYDVLDTPVSPELLPPDEEGNIAQKTEEVVGPYEIHDFYLYYVVRYGFRPSKVFELSKLAFKDDYSEEVLIFWLERFYTRFITQQFKRSCLPDGPKVGSINLSPRGDWRMPSDASHQLWKDEIQKLKRDLNIKPI, via the coding sequence TTGTATAGACATGGTTTTTACAGAGTAGGGTGCGGTGTGCCTGAACTGAAGGTAGCTGACGTGGATTTTAATTTAAGCGCTATTAAAGAAATGATAAATGAATCGATAATAAAAAATGTTGACATCTTGCTTTTACCTGAGCTTGCAATTACAGGATATACATGTGGGGATCTTTTTTTTCAAAAAGCTCTGATGGACAGATGCGAAAAGGCAATAGGGGAGCTGGCAGGGTTCTTGGAGAATAAGCCGATTCTTCTCGCCATAGGAGCTCCCGTCAGGATGTTCGACAGGATTTACAATTGCGGAGTAGTTATTCAAAAAGGCAAGATACTGGGAATGGTTCCGAAGATGCATCTGCCTGAGTACAATGAGTTCTATGAGAAAAGATGGTTTTCCTCAGGTTATGATTTTGAGGAGAACATGTGGGTGGATTACTGCGGACAAAGGGTTCCCATGGGGAGCAAGATATTGTTTAGAAATAAATGCAACCACGATCTTGTTGCCGGAATCGAAATATGTGAGGATCTTTGGGTGGCCATCCCCCCAAGCAGCAACCTGGCACTGAGTGGCGCCACGCTGATATTGAATCCTTCTGCAAGCAACGACTTGGTAGGCAAAAGAGATTATCGTTTAGAACTTGTCAAGCAGCAGTCGGCGAGGTGTCTTTGTGCATATGCATATGCATCCTCTGGATTTGGAGAGTCTACCACTGATGTGGTTTATGGGGGCGACTCAATGATTTGTGAAAACGGAGCTTTGCTTGAAGAGGGAAAAAGATTTGACATAAAGCCCTCCTTGACATTTTCTGATGTGGATGTGGAAAAGCTTGCTGGGGAGAGGATAAAGAAGCATTCCTCTTTTCATGAAAACAACAAGCACAAAGGCGCTGATTATATTTTTGCTGAATTCGAAATAGAAGGTGAAAAAAAAGAAATCAAGAGGAAAGTCTGGAAGCATCCATTTGTACCGGCGGGAATCAAAGACAGAAATACAAGGTGCGAAGAGATTTTCAATATCCAGACGAGCGCTTTGGGGAAAAGGATGATTCACACCTCAGCCAAAGCACTGGTTGTGGGAATCTCAGGAGGCCTGGACTCTACATTGGCGCTTTTAGCCTGCGTGAAGACATGCGATAAGCTTGGATTGGACAGAAAAATGATCAAGGCCATTACAATGCCTGGATTCGGCACTACTGACCGTACGTATCAAAATGCAATCAGCCTGATGAAAAATCTTGATGTATCCCTGGAAGAAATATCGATTGTTCCGTCAACGCTGCAGCATTTCAAGGATATCGGTCATGATCCGAGCGTACACAACGTTACATATGAAAACGCACAAGCCCGGGAACGTACGAAGATACTCATGAACATAGCCAACAGGGACAACGGGATGGTTATAGGAACAGGGGATCTTTCGGAACTTGCTTTGGGATGGGCTACCTATAATGGGGATCATATGTCCATGTACGGTATAAATAGCGGAATACCGAAGACCCTTGTTAGGTATCTGGTCAAATGGATAGCTGACAACAGCTTGAAGGAAGTAAAGGAAACCCTTTATGATGTTTTGGATACCCCGGTAAGTCCGGAGCTTCTGCCACCGGATGAAGAGGGAAATATTGCCCAAAAGACTGAAGAAGTCGTAGGTCCTTATGAAATCCACGATTTTTACCTTTATTATGTGGTACGTTATGGATTCAGGCCTTCAAAAGTTTTTGAACTCAGTAAATTGGCGTTTAAGGATGATTATAGTGAAGAGGTCTTGATATTTTGGCTTGAGAGATTTTACACAAGGTTCATAACACAGCAGTTCAAAAGATCCTGCTTGCCTGACGGACCCAAAGTGGGGTCGATAAATCTATCGCCAAGAGGGGACTGGAGAATGCCAAGCGATGCATCTCACCAGCTCTGGAAAGATGAGATTCAAAAGCTTAAAAGGGATTTAAACATCAAGCCTATTTGA